The sequence CTTAGAAATCAATGAACAAATGTAGCTCTAGACAGTTACTGGGTTTTGTGCAGATAATAGGAAAGAGAAGAACATTAGTGTCTGTAGTCAGTTTTTCACTTTTCCAGTTAAGAGTACCCCAGTGCAGGGTTTGAGACACTTTCTGGGGTGGAGGGGGTAGCCTGGAGGTTtgtatcactttttttttttttttttaatcctctctCCATGTCTCCTTTTTTGCCTGTCTCTCTGTAGAGGGACCTGGTTCTTCCATCGTAGGAGAGAAGAATCCAGAGTGTCTGGACCCACTGGCTCTCAGAAGCAGTCGGTGCTGCTGGACCCATTGCCATGCAGCTCCTCATGCTGCTCCTCCTTTCCTTGCCACCATTTCTCAGCATGCTTGACCAAGCTGAAGCTCAGTTCCCTCGCCAGTGTGCTACCATCGAGGCCCTGAGGAGCGGCATGTGTTGCCCAGACTATTTCCCTGTGTTTGGGCCAGGTACTGACCGGTGTGGTGTGTCTACAGGGAGGGGCCGGTGTGTACAGGTAACTGTTGATCTGCGACCCCACGGCCCACAGTACATCCATGACGGGAGGGATGACCGTGAGCAATGGCCCATACGCTTCTTCAACCAAACCTGTCGGTGCAACGGTAACTTCTCTGGCTACAACTGTGGGTCATGTCGCCCTGGCTGGACTGGACCTACCTGTAGCCAACAAATTAATATAGGTAAGAGAATCAGAGATTTTACATGAAAATTACCTGTTTGCAGTGCTTGATTTGTGTatgtcttttctttaaaatataaaatgctcCTAATATTTATTTAGCAAATGTACTTTGCTATTGGGTTTATTAAGGCAAGCTGATAGATGAGTTTTTCAGCTTGTCCACCAAGCGCCTACATTTACTGCCCAATAAAAGAAACTAAATTTGCAGTCAGTACAGGATTAGGACTAAGTCCATTACAGAACAGAATCCCTAAGTtgaaaaaagcataaaaaaaatataaaatgtaaaaagagtAAAACAATATATGTAGAGATGTATATGTGTTTGTGAGTATGTCTGGGAATAATACATATCTAGATATCATGTTTGATATATTGTGACTGCTCTAAGCTTAATGTATTTCTAAACTATGTACCTGGCCTTGTAAATTTTTACTTACCTAGTTGTTTTCAATGTCTTTAAAAGCCTTAACTCATGACTATTAACTGTTCAGGTTAATCAGCACATGGGATTTCTGAGGGTTGTTGAGGGTTTCGGCTTAGTCCAGAATATCAGTACATAGGTGTCTACAATTTTTTAATGGTTATTAAATCCTTGTGGGACTGgaaaaaatgctaaatattgTAGGTAAATTgataaagacaagaaaatatGGGGACAGATCCTGTTCTGAAGTCAAAACCATCTGAATGAACAAGATCTAAGTTTTAAAGATGTTAATGAAATACTGTGAAATCCATAATCCTGCAAATGTGTGATGGGTTCTGGTGACATGAGAAAGAACAGGTCTCTAGCACAAATGTATAGTGCCTCTTGCAGAAACAGACATGAGCACTACCATTATTTTCAACCAACAGGAAATGCTCCATGAACATAGTGCATTTTCCAGCAAGTGTTAACAAAGGACTGCTTAGCAATTCAAAGTCCTAATAATGCTCCTTAAAACAACTTATTGAGGGATGTAGAAAATACCTTGGGATTTTATTAATCCTCTGTGTTCCATGAAGCAAAATAGATAGCAGAAAATGTGACTCATGAATAGGACTTACTAAGAGAGATTGCACCCTCTGATGTTGTGGTCTTTTATCATTAACAGTGATAATAACACTGCAAAATTACcaagaaataaatgttaacaTACATAAATGTAGGCAAATAAACTTGGAGATAggcaaaaagcagcttttgctgATTTTCTATGTATGCAAGGCCACTTCTTACTTTTCTTACATACTAAATCTTTACTACTCAGTAAAATGCTAGGCACATAGACATATTATGCATGACAACATCAGTTTAAATTGGGGAAAATAGCTTCGTATTATGATTTAAATTTCCACATGGAGGTCACCTCTTCTGTCCATCCTTAGAGCATCCTAGCTGCTTGGagttcagaaataattattagaTTACTTTTAGCATATCCAtataaaatatctgtaaaatgCAGTGTGGTGCCTTCATGTCTTCTAAATTCATGGGTAATGTTAAGAATAGTCCCATTTTTTGCTGTAGTTCAGgcacatattttgaaaaatgaaaaggttaAGATGCCTATACAAATCAAAATTAGAAGGATATTTTTAATGTGGTACTTTAAATAAACCCTTCAGCAACCAGGCCTAACATATCAGTTCAgttttgcaaagcagaaaagcatttttcaggaTACAGAGTCCTTGGATGAAATTCAGGCTTCGTAAGAGTAATTCTGTAAACTTCAGTGAAGCCAAAAATATCTCCACTGAATCAACTTTATATAGTGAAATGTAATTCACTTCTTTTCTTCATATTGATTCATGCTGAAGACCTATTACTTCTCATAAGAACACAGGCTATCACTCATTTGGACAAGTATagattttacagtattttttataataaaaataagtgcATGCTGAAGAATAGCTGTGAGGACTTGCATTTGTGTCTTAGCCTAAATTTAGCCTGAAATCTTCTTTCAGCCCAGGTGAAAGAGTCCTGGGATTGTAATGGACTTGGTCTTAATCCTGGGACTGAGGTGATGTGGATTCTGTTCCTCTTACTGATACActggtattttctttctcatttcactGTTTATTTGTGAACAATGGTATTTTAAGGGATTTTGAGACATACTGCTAGAAAGGACCGATATATGGTTGTTGTTAATAATAGCAGGTAATTACATTAAAGAGAGGTGTTATACTGTGTAGAATTCCCGATTCAGTGGTGAATCTGTGATTTTTCCTACAAAGGTTTAAGCACAAACAATATACTACCCTGAATTTCAAGCTGCAGATCTTCTGATTATTATAAACTCATATGTGGTATTCTCTTGTACAGAAAAGCTTAAGTATACTGGATGAAGTTCTGAAAGATTTGTGTGACAAAGAACTGTTTTTGTCATTCCTCTGACAGGATGGAAGGATAATCTGCAACAATACTTCTAAAAGCATTAAAACCACAAGGGTTTGggactttatttttatttgctttaacctttataataataaataacattttctatTTGTGCTCAGTACTCTTTCTGTTGGTTCAATAAAAAATGGATGaatgactgaagaaaaaggGACTTACCTGGAATTGTTAGGAGCAAATAAATTAGTCTTGTGAGATTAGACTTGAATGTCTATTACTTTGGTAACTTGCTTCTTCTGTATTCTCACAGTCAGGAGGAATCTTTTGGATTTGAGTGCAGAGGAAAGGAGGCGTTTTGTGAATGCCTTGCACCAAGCCAAGGTGACAACCCATCCTGATATTGTTATTGCCACACGAAGACGTGAAGAAATATTTGGACCAGATGGCAACACACCACAATTTGAGAATATCTCCATTTATAACTACTTTGTGTGGTCTCATTATTATTCTGTTAGGAAGACTTTCCTTGGTGCAGGGCAGAGTTTTGGAGGAGTTGATTTCTCTCATGAGGGACCCGCTTTTGTCACGTGGCATAGGTACCATCTACTGCAGCTTGAAAGAGACATGCAGGTAGGGTTTGGATTCTTGTTGAACCATGTGTTCATGCTATCTTTTGTACAGTTACAAACTTCTCCTCACATTCCAATAGGTGAAAATTATACTAGCTCTTTCTACACATCGAATTAATTATGCTTCTATTTCAGTAAATCATTAGGTATACTAAACTTCACAGAATACATTCAGGCTTTAGACTGCTATTGTTATAGAGattctaaaaataatgtttcaatCAGAGTAgtagaaaatttaaaatttacattAATAGATATTAATTCTAGACATACACATAGAATTCATTTTATTGGACCAATTAAAGTTATCAgtcagtgttatttttaatatcaagaTGCTGATTCTTGAGTAAGGTAATCAAAGGAGCAGAAATTTTAAAGGCAAGTATTACagaaatgaacattttattttttcaattagtGTAACTGATTAAATAAATCCCTTCAATTCTTTCCATGGACTTCAATAGCTCTGCATCAGGCTAAAGCACAAACTCCCTTCAAAAACTCCCATTTGACATCAGTGGCATTTCAATAGGTGGAAACCTTGAGGAGTTCTAGCTCTTGGTGATGCAATAAATACTCCAGTTTATGCTATTAAATTTGATTATTAATTAAGCTGATTTGGCTGGTCATCACATCCTGGTGtatgtacatatgtatatacacatatatatgtatgtataggTAACCAGGACAAGTCAGAACTGCTGAACGTCAACTCATTCTGTGAGAATTTAAAGGGCCAATtcccttttccttacttttccATCTTCTTGGAGGTTCCAGAGTTGACTTAGTTACTCTGAGTGCTACCAACCCTGCTGTTGTTGATAGACTATTGAAAAAGCTTGGAAAAATGAGGTCTCAGTATTAAGTGATATCTCTCATCACTTACAGTATGGTTTTATGAAAGAGGTACTGTCTTTTTAATAAGGGAGATCCAAGAGTCAGTTCAATAATACCCATTCTGTTGAAGAAACGCATCAATGTGAAAAACTACCAAAAGCCTTTATATAGGTTTCAAGGATTTtctatagaatcataaaatggcaGATTGGAAGGTAACtcagggatcatctggtccaacctttttaggtaatactatagtttatatgagatgacTGAGCACCCTGTCAAGTTCaaacttaaaactgtccaatgtgggggaatctaccacttcctttgggagactATTTCAATgtttgtcctcatggtgaaaaatttaccttgtGTTCAATCAGGgtctccccaggagcaacttgtgccagttACTGCTTGTCTTTTCcgtgtgactccttgtaaatagggagcctccatcttcttggtagccactctttaagtactggaacaaaGAACTCCATAATGCATGGCTCCAACATCTTGCTAAGCTATTTTACTGATGTTTAGTATCCTTCTAGCAGTAAACATCATAGGTATCCAGAGCACACATGTATTAAGACCATATTTATGTGGTTTAGAACATGCTACAGGACCCCACTTTTGGACTGCCTTACTGGAACTTTGCAACAGGGAAAAACACCTGTGATATCTGTTCAGATGACATGATGGGAGCTAGAAGCAATTTTGATGTCTCTCTTATCAGCCAAAACTCAATCTTCTCTCAGTGGCGAGTGCTATGTGAAAATGTAGAAGACTATGAAACTTTGGGAACAATCTGTAACAGTAAGTATGACTGCTGGAAGATATTTGGAGAGAAAAtccttttaatattaaaaaaaaaaaaatgcaatagcTTAAATGGCAATGGCCTTTCCCAGCCAAAAAATTCTTGATCCAAACTTCATCAGTTTCCTTAAATTATATGTACTTATCATCTGTCTTTCACCAAAACACCTAGAAGTTCAAAGTTTGATCAGGAACTTGCAGGAGAGAAAGAGCTTAATGCTTTGACTTCTCTTTTATACAGTATCTATTAATCTCTTGtgccataaataaataaatctggcAGTGTCATTTCTTAATTGAAGCTTAAGTTTTCTTCTGACTACTACACTTATCACCGTTATGGCATTCTGCTCCTAAAAGTAGAACATCTAACAAACCCCAGGTTAACTATGTGGAGCATGTTTTGATTGTGAAGAATATTAAATTCTGACACACCTACCTCAGCTACAGAAACTAAAAAATCCCAGTAAGATTATTGTATATTCATTAACTTCAAGCCATAACTCAGCATCTTCATGGAAATGGGAGTAAAAAATAGGGAAAACCCAAAACATCAGGTTAGTCACCTACATAATCAACCATAGTCCTTTCCCGAGCTACTCTGTCAGGACATCCTCCAAAATTTTGTCTGAGGTGTCATTAAGAAATCACATTGAAAAACTATACAAAATTATCAACAAAATAAGTTGTTTTCTTAAATCCTGGTCCTAAGGATACAGCACACAAGAGCCCACAAAGATTCAGATTCTTTGTCTGAAATGAGGAACTTATTCAATCATTTAGTTTAAGTGCCATTTACCAGggaattatattattattattattattgttattgttattgttattgttatttcttttattattttcttttatttttaatggttcAGTCATTAGAAGGATCCATTCTGTGGCCTACTGTTGTGCACCAGTattgtttttctcctctctccacaCCCAGGCACTGAGGGTGGTCCCATCCGAAGAAATCCTGCTGGAAATGTTGCACGGCCTATGGTACAGCGTCTCCCAGAGCCGGAGGATGTTGCTCAGTGTTTGGAAGTTGGAGTATTTGACACTCCTCCTTTCTATTCCAATTCAACAGACAGTTTCCGTAACACAGTAGAAGGTAAACATGGCAAATAACTCCAAATAAGTGAAGAGTGCAGGTTTGCTGCTCCCCATTGGAAGTATGAGTTTGGAGGCAGTATATTTGATGACATTCAGAAAACATTGTTCTTAGTATTAGCTTGGTATTAAGTAGAATTAAGATCTGGGTAAACTACtttatacatatgtataaaTTCTTCAATTCTTCAAATGTGTAAA is a genomic window of Apus apus isolate bApuApu2 chromosome Z, bApuApu2.pri.cur, whole genome shotgun sequence containing:
- the TYRP1 gene encoding 5,6-dihydroxyindole-2-carboxylic acid oxidase: MQLLMLLLLSLPPFLSMLDQAEAQFPRQCATIEALRSGMCCPDYFPVFGPGTDRCGVSTGRGRCVQVTVDLRPHGPQYIHDGRDDREQWPIRFFNQTCRCNGNFSGYNCGSCRPGWTGPTCSQQINIVRRNLLDLSAEERRRFVNALHQAKVTTHPDIVIATRRREEIFGPDGNTPQFENISIYNYFVWSHYYSVRKTFLGAGQSFGGVDFSHEGPAFVTWHRYHLLQLERDMQNMLQDPTFGLPYWNFATGKNTCDICSDDMMGARSNFDVSLISQNSIFSQWRVLCENVEDYETLGTICNSTEGGPIRRNPAGNVARPMVQRLPEPEDVAQCLEVGVFDTPPFYSNSTDSFRNTVEGYSDPSGKYDPAVRSLHNLAHLFLNGTGGQTHLSPNDPIFVLLHTYTDAVFDEWLRRYSADISTYPLENAPIGHNRQYNMVPFWPPVTNNEMFVTAPENLGYSYEVEWPGRALRVTEMITIAIVTALILVAIIFAAAACIVRVKKNKDDLHQPLLTDQYQHYSDDYDGITAPSQSVV